TAAGGCTTGTGCAATGTCAGTCAACTTCTTAACGCTGATGTTGTTGACATCACCGCGTTCCATACGGGATATCAGACTTACTGAGACCCCCGAACGCTCGGCCAGCTTTTCAATCGTCAGGTTCAAACTGCGGCGTTGTTGATGTACTAATTTTCCGATATTATCTAACATCATGTCCCCCACCTTTAATGTACGGCGTTATGCTTTAACATTAAATGAAACGAGCGACCATCAAAAGATTTTCGTAAATTGCAAGAACAAGTTAGCCAGTCGTTGAGGACAATCCCAGAACAGGCCGTTATCAAATAGAAGTTGTGGCGCTAGAGAGACTACTGGGCCATGCGGCGAACGCGCCGAGCTTCGGCCTCAAAGTTTTGCTGGGGTGTGCAGTAGCCCTGTTGTTTGCGAGGCAACTGATTCCAAGCGGTCTTGCGTGGCCTGCACTTGACTAGGGCTAATGTCATCTAGGGACATGCCCTTAGGGAAGTCCTGGCGAATCATCCGGTTATGTGCCTCGTTGGTGCCACGGTCGCAGGACGTGTAAGGATGGGCGTAGAAGATCTCAGTTTCCGTCCCAGCAAAAGCAGTATTTAAGGCGGTGAACTCGGGTCCGTTGTCGGCTGTGATGGTCTTGATGCAAGCTCCCCATTCGCGCTTGATTCCACGCAATGCATAGCTCACAGAGTCTGCATCTCGTCCTTCGATCAAGCGGAGAAGTTGGCAACGGGTCTTGCGCTCAATCAGAGTCAAGATGACGCTCTCCTTGCCATTGCGTTTACCGACAATGGTATCCATCTCCCAGTGACCGAACTGCCTGCGTCGTTCAACGACCTTAGGCCGTTCCTCGATACTGCGGCCAGCCAGGCGCTTAGCCTTGGTGTGGTGCTGGTGAGAGGTCTTCCGCTTAGTCTTCTCCAACAGGTCGATATTTCGAATCTCTAGGCGTTGGTCGTCAATGTACTGGTACAAAGTCGAGGCACAAACAAGCTCTTCAGGAGTAAACAGCTTGTGTCGCTTGGCATAGCCGATTGAAGCATCCGGCGACCATTTGTCCTGCTTAGCTCGCTGTACGTACCAGGCTAAGAAGACCTGTACGCTGGCGAACTTGTCAGGACGATGACAGCTCAAGCGTGCAGTCTCGTAACGTGCCTGAGCAGCCTCTGGCAGGTATTGTCGATGGTAGACGCGCTTGCCATTACTCTTCTTGACCTGATCTACTGTACCTCGCTTGATTTCATTATTAATGGTCTGCGGGCAGACGCCAATTTCAGCAGCAATCCAACGATTGGACTTCCCAGCTTGGCGGAATCCGGCCACTTTTCCGCGCTCGAGTGATGTTAAGTGCTGACCTTTTTGGCGGTGTGTGCTATCCTGTTTCTGCATCAAGACAATATCCTCTTCCATTGTTTGTGTAGGAACTTCAATGATACAGGATATCTGTTCTTGATGTTTTTTATTGTCCAAAAAATTTTGAGACAGTGGCTAACTTGATTCTAAAATGCGCGATCAAAAGATTTTATATTATTATTTAATAATCTAAAGACGGCCTATTCTCACACAACGCTGGTGTACGAACCCCACATTAACGCGCCAATACATCTCCACTACTATTGTAAGCGCTCACGTGGGGGAAGCGCCAAATATTGGCTTAATAAGCGGGAAAAAAGAGCACATTCCGGCGGGGACAAATGGTTAACTGATCCTTCGTGTTCTATAACGCGCTCGGGACAAATGCCCACAAGGTGCCGCGGGTAAATTCTTCGCCGTCATCAGTATCGATTTCGCTGATACTATTATTCGGCGGCATGGCCATTTTATCGCGGGCATTGTTGAGGTCTGCGCCAAGATAAGTGCTCAGCAGAAGCATCCCTAGCAAGCCGTGGGCAACCACAAGCACCTTGCCATCCGGATGTTGATCATAAATTCGCGCGATCACACGCCGCCCGCGAGTCAACGCATGCTCAAACGACTCAGCGCCGATTCGTTTATAATCAAATGCCTGCAGGTTATGATAATAATTATCGATTTGGGGATCATCTTGGACCTTTGCCAAGGGGCGACCATCCCACTGACCCAAATCGACTTCACGTAAATCTTCTTCGGTGATGATCGCCGGTCGCGCCACCTTGCTTTGAGCCACAATCAACTTTGCGGTGGTTTGTGCCCGCGGCATTGGACTCGCATAGATGCCAGCAAAACCGGTTGTTTCAAAAAATCGTCCCACTGCCTTCGCCCCAGCGCGGCCAGACGGCGTTAGCGGTGTGTCAGTACGCCCACCGTTAAAGCGGCGTGCCAGATTCGTCTCGGTCTGTCCAAGCCGCACAAAATAAAACTTGGTCATTCCTTGCACACTTCCTTTGAGGATAGTGTAGCAGACCAGCGACCAGAAAGCGCCATCTTGAAGTCAAAATTCGATTCAGCCTTGGCAATATTTAGCGAATGTTAACAAGTTTCGGATTGATGCATCACAAGTTCACACAGTTGCAGAAGTCCTTGCTACAAGCGCTTTCATTCACAATCACGCCAAAAAGCCGGCAACACTTTTACGTGCTCCCGACTTTTATAAATCAAACGCTACTTTAATAAGACTTGCCACAAATGTTACTGGAGCAAGCGAATCTTCATTGTTAGTCCGCAGCTGTCCCAGCTGGCGTCTTATGATCCTCTTCAGCCTCAGCCTTATACGCTGCTACCTCATCGTCAGCAGCAAAAATGTAGTGATCAGGATAAACCTCGACCATTTTACGTTGCTTGTTGTCGCCTTCGACTTTGCTGGCATCGTAAGGGATCGGGATGCGCTTCCGCTCGACATCTGGATCAGGGACAGGAATGGCGGACAGCAGACTCTTCGTGTACGGATGCAGCGGATGGAAATAAACTTCGTCCGCACTGGCCAATTCGACTAGGCGGCCATAGTGCATGACCGCAATTCGATCGGAAATATACTTCACCATCGACAGATCATGGGCAATGAACAGATAGGTCAGCCCTTGGCGATCCTGAATGTCCTTCAGCAAATTAACCACCTGAGCCTGAATGGACACGTCCAGCGCACTGATCGGTTCGTCCGCGATAATAAACTTAGGCTGCACCGCAAGCGCCCGGGCAATCCCGATCCGCTGGCGTTGACCGCCGGAGAATTCATGGGGATAACGGGTCGCATGGTCGGCGTTCAAGCCAACTTCTTCTAGCAACTGTTCGACTTGGTGATCCAGATCCGCCTTGTCCTTGGCGAGATGGTGGATATCGATACCTTCCGCGATGATGTCTTTGACTTTCATCCGCGGGTTCAACGATGCATACGGATCCTGGAAAATCATCTGCGTATCGCGACGGAAAGCCAGCATCTGCTTGGAACCATTTTTGAGCTTGGCGATGTCCTGACCGTTGTACAGAATCTCGCCACTCGTTGGGTCATACAGTCGAATGATGGCGCGACCTGTCGTGGTTTTCCCGGAACCGGATTCGCCAACAAGGCCAAGGGTTTCTCCTTCGTAGATATCAAACGAAATATCCTGAATCGCTTTAACTTCGTCTTTCTTGCCGGCGTTAAACGTCTGAACCAGATGCTTAACGGAAACAAGGACTTTTTTCTTATCGTCGGCCATGTCAGTTCACCACCTTTTCGTTTGGATGCTTACTTGCCCACAGCGCATGCCGCCGCGCGATTTCCGGTGGCAGCTCCACTTTCGGCGCACCCGGCGCTAATAGCCAGGTCGCGGCTGAATGCGTTGGCGAGATCTTGAAGAAAGGCGGTTCCTGTTCAAGATCAATCGCCATCGCATACGGATTACGTGGAGCAAACGCGTCTCCTTTTGGTGGATCAAGCAAATCCGGTGGTGTGCCAGGGATCGCGTATAGCCGATCGCTCTTCGTCTCCAGTGTCGGCATCGCTTCCAGCAGGCCCCAAGTATACGGATGCTGGGCATTATAAAAGATTTCGTCAACGGTGCCGTATTCGACAATTTTACCAGCATACATAACCGCCACGCGATCAGCGATCCCGGCAACAACACCGAGGTCATGGGTGATGAAAATGATCGACGTATCGATTTTGGATTGGATTTCTTTTAACAGATGGATGATCTGTGCCTGAATCGTCACGTCCAGCGCCGTTGTCGGTTCATCGGCTAACAGGATTTGCGGGTGATTGATGATCGCAATCGCAATAACGATCCGTTGGCGTTGGCCGCCGGAGAATTGATGCGGGTAATCTTTCAATCGGCCACCTGCGTCCTTGATGCCGACCAGTTCCAGCACGCGTTCGGCTTCTTTCAAAGCGTCGGATTCACTAATCTTGTTGTGCAGCATTAACGGCTCGGCCACCTGTTTGCCGATCGTCATGGTCGGATCCAACGATGTCATCGGATCCTGGAAAATCATGGCAACATCATTGCCGCGCATGGCATTCAGCTGTTTCTCGGACTTTTTGAGAATATCGACGCCATCAAAGAGCACTTCGCCATGGGTGATCTTGGCATTGGGCGCCAACAACCCCATCACGGTACGCACGGTAACGGATTTCCCGGAACCGGACTCGCCAACAATCGCCAGCGTCTCGCCTTTGTTAAGGTCAAAACTGACATCCCGAATCGCGTGCACCGGTCCGGCATAAGTGGCAAAGTCGATTTCCAAATCTTTAACTTCCAGAATTTTAGTCATTTTGCCACCTCCTAATGTTCACTACGCGGATCAAACGCGTCACGCAAGCCATCAGCTAGCAAGTTGAACGCCAGCATCAGGACAACAATGACAATCGCCGGATACAGTAATTGATATGGTAGAACTTGCAGGTTCTTCTGCCCATCGGATAACAACGTCCCGAGACTGGCAGTTGGTGCCGGCAGCCCGATCCCGATGTAACTCAGGAAGGCTTCAAAGAAGATGGCCGTTGGAATCGTGAACATGGTCTGAATAATGATAATGGAGCTCAGGTTCGGGATCAAATGCTTGAAGGCGATTTTGACACTCGATTCGCCCAGCGTTCTAGCCGCCAAGACAAATTCCTGATCTTTTAACTGCAGTGTTTGCGCCCGAATCAGGCGGGCCATGGTGACCCACCCAGTCAACGCAATTGCCAAAATGATGGACGTCATCCCTGGCTTAAATACCTGCAGCATCAAGATAACAACAACCAGGTTTGGCACACTGGAGATGATTTCAATAACACGCTGCATCAAGGTATCGGTCATGCCGCCGCGCCATCCGGAGATGATGCCGTAGAAAACCCCGATAGTCAGATCGAAGAAGGTTGCGACAATCCCGATGAACAGCGAAACGCGGGTGCCGACCATGATCCGGGATAACAGATCGCGGCCGAGGTAATCCGTGCCGAGCAGGTAGTAAACATTTTTGCCCATGCCGGCGTATTTATTTTGGCCATTCAGGTAACCGTTTAATCCTGGCAAATCAACGCCTGGCCATTTTGGTGGCAAATTGGAATAGTTCAGGTTCTGCTTGTTAGGATTCGAAGGTGACAGCCACAAAGATAGAATCGAAATGACCGCAATAATAATCAAGATCCAAAGTGAGATGAGCGCGGCTTTGTTCTTCTTCAATCGCCGCATCGCATCTTGTGAGAACGTCAGCGCAGGCTTGGCAATGCGTTCCTGTTCAGCCGTATTCACTTTGACATGCTTGAATGCGTCTGGACTTAATTTTGTTGTTGCCATTAGTTTGCCTCCCCGCTCAGTCGGATTCGTGGATCAATGAAGCCGTAGAGAATATCAACGGTTAAGATGATGACGGTCAACATTGCACTGTAAAGAATTGCCAAGGCCATGATAACCGGATAGTCGTTGGTCGTGATCGACTTAACGAATTGTTCACCAATGCCGGGGATTGCAAAAATATTCTCGACAACCAGTGAGCCGACCATCAAGTCAACTGCCATCGGCCCGATGATGGTAACAATCGGAATCATGGAGTTACGCAGCGCATGCTTAGCAACGACCTGCCAGCGTGATTCGCCTTTGGACCGCGCAAGTTCGATATAGTCAGAACTCAGCACATCCACCATTTCGGTACGCATAAACCGCGCCGTCTGCGCCAGTGGGGCAATGGCAAGGGCGATCGTTGGTAAAATACTGTACGTAAACCCGCCCCACAATGCGACTGGGAAGGCGCCGGTTTTGTAAGCAAATAATTGCAACAACGCAGCGAACACGAAGTTAGGGATGGACCGACCGAGAATTGCGAAAATCGTCGCGGTGGCATCCACCCAGGTATTCTTCCGAATCGCTGCAATTGCACCAAGCACGATGCCGGCAAGCGTGCCTACAACCATGGCTTGCGCACCGATTTGCAGTGACGGTCCCATTCGCGAAACGATCAGGCCGGACACGGTTTGACCGGGATACTGGTACGACATCCCGAAGTCACCATGCGTGATCCCTGCCATATACGTGAGATATTGCATCCAAACCGGCTTATCCAGTCCATACTGTTTCTTTAAAATTGCCAGTTGATCTGCCGGAATTTTAGGATTATTAAACGGGGTCCCCGGCAGTAACTTCATTAGGAAGAAAGTAATGGTGGCAACAAGAAACAGCGTCAGGAGCAAGAAGCCGATCCGTTTTAAAATATATTTAGCCATGTTTCACTCCTGTTTTTTTGGCTTTTACTCAAACGGCGTTGTCCCGCCGCAAAACACGTGACAACGCCGTTCATGAGAACTAATGATTAAAGTGTTAAGCCTTTATTTTTATTTCAGCGAATTACTTAACCTTTGCATTGACAAAGTCATAAGAATTCGTCGGATTGTACTTCAAACCGGTAATGGTCTTACGTTGCAGTGTGGTTTGAACCCGTTGATACAGTGGCACAACCCCTTGTTCCTTTGTTAGAAGTTCTTGTGCCTTTAACAAAGTATTCCAACGAGCAGTCGGGTTAGTAGCGTCCGTCGTCTTGGACTGTTTAATCAAGGCATCATATTGGGCGTTTGACCACTTGCCATCGTTATAAGAGTTGTCGGAGGTGAACAGATCAAGGAAGGAAATAGCATCTGGGAAGTCGGCACCCCAAGCTGAAATAACCATATCGAATTGGCCATTTTGGGCACGGGACAAACGGGTCTTAAACGGTACGGTGGCAATTGTCACTTTCAATCCTGGCAAATTCTGCTGAAGGGTACTCTGGAAGTACTCAGCCGAATGCTTGGCATTGGTCGTATCATCCGTTAACAGTTCCAGCTTTGGTGCGGTCTGACCGGTTTCCTTTAATCCTTCTGTCCAAAGTTCCTTGGCCTTGGTAGGATTATACGTAACCGTTGACGATTCTGCTTTTGCCGCTGTCTCCGAGAAGTCTTTACCGTCCTTGGTAAATAGTCCTTCAGGTGTAACGTTCTTGGCCGCGATAGAAGAATCATTCAAAACTTTCTTGATGTACTCTTTCCGGTTAATCGCCATGGAAATTGCCTGCCGAACTTTGGTGTTCTTAAAGATCGGATCTTTTTGTTCGTTTAGTTCCAGGAAGAATGTAGAAGTTTGCTTCAAACCTTTGAAGTCAGGATTCGACTTTGCCTGGGCTGCTTGTTCACCAGTCAACTGCGCAATATCCAACTTCTTGGATTGATAAAGGTTCATCGCAGTTTGCGGATCCTTAACCACTTGACCATTCAACGTATCGATATGCACATTCTTGGCATTCCAATAAGTCTTATTCTTGGTTTCTTTCCAAGTGTTACCGGTGCCGTTCCAGTTCTTCAGCTCGTAAGGACCATTAGACAGAATGTACTTGGAGGTGGTACCAAACTTCTTGCCAGCTTTCTCAACAAACTTCTCATTTTGCGGGAAGAATGCCGGGTTAACTAGCATGGTCTTGAAGTAAGGAAGCGCATGATCCAAGCTTACCTTTAGCGTTGTCTTGTTAACCGCAGTGACACCCAACGTGCTGGCTGCTTTCTTGCCAGCGGTAATGTCATCGGCATTCTTCACGCCGGAAAAGAGATACGCATATTGTGACTTGGTCTTAGGTTCAACTGTGCGCCGCCAACCAAACACAAAATCTTGGGCCGTTACCGGATCACCATTGCTCCACTTGGCATTGCGTAGTTTGAAGGTGTATGTCTTACCATCTTTAGATACAGTTGGTTGACTCTTGGCCATTGCCAGTGTGAGATCCTTGCCGGAATACCGATACAAACCATCCATCGTATCCGTCAACGCCTGACCACTAATCGCATCAGTGTTCGTTGATGGATCCATTGTGGAGATAACATCGCCTTCCATGCGAGTAATGGAGGTGCCTTTACTGTTTGCTGAATTAGAACCACAGGCTGCTAACACCCCGGCGAGCGCAATTGTTGTGCCCGCAACCATTGTTTTTCTAAATTTCATCTTGTTCCCCCCTAAAATGATTGAACTTACCTTACATTAGAATCTCATTAATGTAAATAAGTAAACCCTCAATTTTGAATAAAAAAACCACTGTGCTAGAAAATGTCTCGCCAAAAAGTTAAGCATGATATCAAATAACAACTCATAAGCAGCTTTTCCGAACGCTTTAGATGGCGCATCAAATTAAGAATTAGCAAAGGCAATACCACTAGTAAGATATGGGGTCAGCAACTGTTTAATTTGCTAAAAGCGAAAATAGCGTCAATATTAAATAACGCAGCTTTTTGGTACAAATTCGCCCAATTTTCATGAAACGACTCGTTTAGCTCGAATAATTTTCGCTTCTGTCAAACAGCCCGCTAGCCATGTGCTCACTAAAAAAAGCAAGAACCGATGCGTTTGCTCAGTTCTTGCTAATTATTTTCAAAGTAATCACTTATTATTAGTGAGTGCCTTAGTCTGCTTACGGCTACGGATGCTTCGGAACACCACAATCACCAGACCGACGACGGAAACCAAAGTGGCTAACCAAAAGACTGTGGCTAGGGCGTGTAAAAATGGTTCGCCGGATTGTGGCGAGATGCGGGTCACGCCAGGCAGTTGGGCAAATAGCAAGGTAGCACCGAAGCTGATGCCGATGGTCAACCCGATCGTGCGGGCCACTGAGTTCATGGAACCGGCAACCCCGGAGAGGCTACTGTCCACGGCGCCCATGGTTAAGGCGTTATTCGGTGACAGGAACAAGGCCATACCCGCACCATTGGCAACAATCGGCCAGATGATCGGCGCCATGGTTATTTTAGCGGGATAACTGGCATACCCGATTTGCGAGATGATCAGGACGAACAAGCCGAGAATCGTCAGGTAATAGCGATTCCAGTGATCGGCTAGCCAACCGGCAAACGGCGTAATCATCAGCATCGTGACACTCTGCAACATCATCAACAGGCCGCTGGCGAACGCGGAAATGCCGCCATAACTCTGCAAGTAAAACGGGAGAAGAATATTCGATACCGAATTGACCAGCATCACAATCAACAACACGCTCACTGAAATCAAATAGTCTGGATTGTGCATAATGCTCGGCGCAATCCACGGCGAGCGCGAGCGTTGATCCTGAATAAATGCCAGAATCGTTAACAGGATGCCGCCTGCCAAAATGCCGGCCCCCAGCCAAAGCTGTTTTGGCTGCTGCAGCCAGTACCCACTGGCGAACATCAAAATCATCCCACCGGTGAACAGATTCTGCCCCGTCCAATTAGCCTGTTGCCAGACACGCTTGATTTCACCATGCGCCGGCCGTCGTAACGGCAACAAACGCATGCCCGCCAAAACGATCAAGATACCCACCGGCACATTGAACAAATAAATCCAGCGCCAACTCGC
Above is a window of Lacticaseibacillus casei DSM 20011 = JCM 1134 = ATCC 393 DNA encoding:
- a CDS encoding peptide ABC transporter substrate-binding protein, whose amino-acid sequence is MKFRKTMVAGTTIALAGVLAACGSNSANSKGTSITRMEGDVISTMDPSTNTDAISGQALTDTMDGLYRYSGKDLTLAMAKSQPTVSKDGKTYTFKLRNAKWSNGDPVTAQDFVFGWRRTVEPKTKSQYAYLFSGVKNADDITAGKKAASTLGVTAVNKTTLKVSLDHALPYFKTMLVNPAFFPQNEKFVEKAGKKFGTTSKYILSNGPYELKNWNGTGNTWKETKNKTYWNAKNVHIDTLNGQVVKDPQTAMNLYQSKKLDIAQLTGEQAAQAKSNPDFKGLKQTSTFFLELNEQKDPIFKNTKVRQAISMAINRKEYIKKVLNDSSIAAKNVTPEGLFTKDGKDFSETAAKAESSTVTYNPTKAKELWTEGLKETGQTAPKLELLTDDTTNAKHSAEYFQSTLQQNLPGLKVTIATVPFKTRLSRAQNGQFDMVISAWGADFPDAISFLDLFTSDNSYNDGKWSNAQYDALIKQSKTTDATNPTARWNTLLKAQELLTKEQGVVPLYQRVQTTLQRKTITGLKYNPTNSYDFVNAKVK
- a CDS encoding helix-turn-helix domain-containing protein, translating into MLDNIGKLVHQQRRSLNLTIEKLAERSGVSVSLISRMERGDVNNISVKKLTDIAQALDMEVGDFFIAPEMSDINTLALVKYLTGLPETERARVSEVLMQVINL
- a CDS encoding histidine phosphatase family protein, with the protein product MTKFYFVRLGQTETNLARRFNGGRTDTPLTPSGRAGAKAVGRFFETTGFAGIYASPMPRAQTTAKLIVAQSKVARPAIITEEDLREVDLGQWDGRPLAKVQDDPQIDNYYHNLQAFDYKRIGAESFEHALTRGRRVIARIYDQHPDGKVLVVAHGLLGMLLLSTYLGADLNNARDKMAMPPNNSISEIDTDDGEEFTRGTLWAFVPSAL
- the opp3b gene encoding oligopeptide ABC transporter permease, with product MAKYILKRIGFLLLTLFLVATITFFLMKLLPGTPFNNPKIPADQLAILKKQYGLDKPVWMQYLTYMAGITHGDFGMSYQYPGQTVSGLIVSRMGPSLQIGAQAMVVGTLAGIVLGAIAAIRKNTWVDATATIFAILGRSIPNFVFAALLQLFAYKTGAFPVALWGGFTYSILPTIALAIAPLAQTARFMRTEMVDVLSSDYIELARSKGESRWQVVAKHALRNSMIPIVTIIGPMAVDLMVGSLVVENIFAIPGIGEQFVKSITTNDYPVIMALAILYSAMLTVIILTVDILYGFIDPRIRLSGEAN
- a CDS encoding ABC transporter permease, whose amino-acid sequence is MATTKLSPDAFKHVKVNTAEQERIAKPALTFSQDAMRRLKKNKAALISLWILIIIAVISILSLWLSPSNPNKQNLNYSNLPPKWPGVDLPGLNGYLNGQNKYAGMGKNVYYLLGTDYLGRDLLSRIMVGTRVSLFIGIVATFFDLTIGVFYGIISGWRGGMTDTLMQRVIEIISSVPNLVVVILMLQVFKPGMTSIILAIALTGWVTMARLIRAQTLQLKDQEFVLAARTLGESSVKIAFKHLIPNLSSIIIIQTMFTIPTAIFFEAFLSYIGIGLPAPTASLGTLLSDGQKNLQVLPYQLLYPAIVIVVLMLAFNLLADGLRDAFDPRSEH
- a CDS encoding ABC transporter ATP-binding protein, translated to MADDKKKVLVSVKHLVQTFNAGKKDEVKAIQDISFDIYEGETLGLVGESGSGKTTTGRAIIRLYDPTSGEILYNGQDIAKLKNGSKQMLAFRRDTQMIFQDPYASLNPRMKVKDIIAEGIDIHHLAKDKADLDHQVEQLLEEVGLNADHATRYPHEFSGGQRQRIGIARALAVQPKFIIADEPISALDVSIQAQVVNLLKDIQDRQGLTYLFIAHDLSMVKYISDRIAVMHYGRLVELASADEVYFHPLHPYTKSLLSAIPVPDPDVERKRIPIPYDASKVEGDNKQRKMVEVYPDHYIFAADDEVAAYKAEAEEDHKTPAGTAAD
- a CDS encoding ABC transporter ATP-binding protein codes for the protein MTKILEVKDLEIDFATYAGPVHAIRDVSFDLNKGETLAIVGESGSGKSVTVRTVMGLLAPNAKITHGEVLFDGVDILKKSEKQLNAMRGNDVAMIFQDPMTSLDPTMTIGKQVAEPLMLHNKISESDALKEAERVLELVGIKDAGGRLKDYPHQFSGGQRQRIVIAIAIINHPQILLADEPTTALDVTIQAQIIHLLKEIQSKIDTSIIFITHDLGVVAGIADRVAVMYAGKIVEYGTVDEIFYNAQHPYTWGLLEAMPTLETKSDRLYAIPGTPPDLLDPPKGDAFAPRNPYAMAIDLEQEPPFFKISPTHSAATWLLAPGAPKVELPPEIARRHALWASKHPNEKVVN
- a CDS encoding MFS transporter — encoded protein: MEMSRAQRIKILIVLGMMSLLTALSGSSTNLAMPRISEDLMISSSAATWIVSIGLITTAVLLVMFGHIGDLVSKNLVFLIGEVVFIVGSLLTGIAPTYLTIMAGRVVQAVGSAMIMANSMGIISQYFLDANRAEALAVISMFVSLGSISGPAFGGILITWASWRWIYLFNVPVGILIVLAGMRLLPLRRPAHGEIKRVWQQANWTGQNLFTGGMILMFASGYWLQQPKQLWLGAGILAGGILLTILAFIQDQRSRSPWIAPSIMHNPDYLISVSVLLIVMLVNSVSNILLPFYLQSYGGISAFASGLLMMLQSVTMLMITPFAGWLADHWNRYYLTILGLFVLIISQIGYASYPAKITMAPIIWPIVANGAGMALFLSPNNALTMGAVDSSLSGVAGSMNSVARTIGLTIGISFGATLLFAQLPGVTRISPQSGEPFLHALATVFWLATLVSVVGLVIVVFRSIRSRKQTKALTNNK